Below is a genomic region from Bdellovibrionota bacterium.
TGTGGGCCATGGCTATCGCATCTGCGGTTTCAGAAAGAGTTCCAATTTGATTTACTTTTATTAAAACTGAATTTGCTACGCCTTGTTCTAAACCTTTATGAATTCTTTTTGGATTGGTCACAAAAAGATCGTCTCCAACAAGTTGCATTTTATCGCCAAGTTTTTGTGTGACCGAAGCCCATGATGCCCAATCATCTTCCGCTAAACCATCTTCGATCGAAACCATTGGGAAGGTCTTACTCCACTCGATGTAAGTTTGGATCAATTGGTCTGGCGTAATTTTTTTGCCTTCCCATTTGTATTGACCACCATCGTAGAGCTCTGTCGCCGCTACATCGAGAGCCAAGAAAACATCTTGTCCTAAACGGTACCCTGTTTTTTCAATTGCGGTGGTGATCAGCTCTAATGCTTCACGATTATTTTTCAACTTTGGCGCGAATCCACCTTCGTCACCCACCGCGGTACTATAGCCTTTTTCATTTAAGATTTTTTTCAATGAATGAAAAATTTCGGATCCGCATCTCAAGCTTTCAGAAAACTTACCACCGCAGACAGGCGCAATCATAAACTCCTGCACATCAAGCCCATTGTTTGCGTGCGCTCCACCATTCAATACATTCATCAATGGAACAGGAAGGGTATTTGCCAATACTCCGCCAACATATTCATAAACAGGAATTCCCAATTCAAGAGCGGAAAGTTTTGTGCAAGCGAGCGATACTCCAAGTAGAGCATTCGCTCCTAAATTGGATTTATTTTCTGTTCCATCAAGATTAATTAAAATTTGATCAATGTCTCTTTGCTTTAAACAATCAAAGCCTATCAATTTATCGGCAATTGTTTCTTCTACGTTTTGAATAGCTCTCAAAACACCTTTTCCGTGATAACGTTTCTTATCATCATCTCTCAATTCCGCCGCTTCATGCGCTCCGGTCGAAGCCCCAGAAGGAACCGCCGCATAAGCCGAAAATCCAGAAGATCCCGTGATCTCCACTTCCACCGTTGGATTTCCACGACTATCTAAAATCTCTCTAGCTCTAATATCCAAAATTTCCGACATAACAAACTCCTTCAGAAAAGGTGAGCCGCACCTTTTCCAAATGTTTGCGTCAATTGACGCTGATCTGTGGAAAAGGTGCGGCTCACCTTTTCAGAGGGGTAAGTCTATGGAGAAAGTTGAACCTCTTCCTGGTTCACTTTTGACTTGGATGTCTCCAGAATGCATTTCAATAATTGAATGGGCAATACTTAATCCAAGACCTGTGCCTTTGCCGGGCTGCTTCGTGGTGTAAAATGGTTTAAAGATGGATTTAAGCTTTTCGTCGTCCATACCAATGCCCGTATCAGAGATTTCAATCTCCGCTCGCGTGCCGCCTTTTATCATCCGATGGCGAGTCACAACTCTTACAACGCCTTTTCCATCGATGGCTTGAACGGCATTGTTTAAAATATTAACCAGTGCTTGTTCGAGCCTTACCGGAAAAACAGAAACATTTTGGCTGAGGAGTAAGTGACTGTCGATTTTTACATTTTCAGGAACTTGATGACTCACCATTTTTACGGCGGAGTTTACAATTTGATTGAGATCAATGCTTACTTTTGGTTCATCCGAAGCTTTTCCGGTGATGAAAGATAAATCCTTAACGATGGCTTTTACTTTTTGTAAACCCTCATGAACTTCTCTGACAATTTCAGGAAAATCTTTTTGCACAAGAGACCAATCCGTTCTTCTCATGGCTTCTTGTACGGGAGGAGTTAAACGATCTTGACCAATAAGAATCGTGATCAACTGCTGAGCTCTGATAAAGTAATCATTGATTCTCATCATATTGCTCATCACGTAAGCAAGAGGATTGTTGATCTCGTGAGCAATGCTGGATGCAAGCTCGGAAAGCGTGGAGAGTTTTTCGGAATAA
It encodes:
- the eno gene encoding phosphopyruvate hydratase — translated: MSEILDIRAREILDSRGNPTVEVEITGSSGFSAYAAVPSGASTGAHEAAELRDDDKKRYHGKGVLRAIQNVEETIADKLIGFDCLKQRDIDQILINLDGTENKSNLGANALLGVSLACTKLSALELGIPVYEYVGGVLANTLPVPLMNVLNGGAHANNGLDVQEFMIAPVCGGKFSESLRCGSEIFHSLKKILNEKGYSTAVGDEGGFAPKLKNNREALELITTAIEKTGYRLGQDVFLALDVAATELYDGGQYKWEGKKITPDQLIQTYIEWSKTFPMVSIEDGLAEDDWASWASVTQKLGDKMQLVGDDLFVTNPKRIHKGLEQGVANSVLIKVNQIGTLSETADAIAMAHRGGYTTVMSHRSGETEDSIIADLAVGFGCAQIKTGSLCRGERTAKYNQLLRIEHELGGQARFFGLDAFKQ
- a CDS encoding ATP-binding protein; protein product: MLFSSKISNSILTYLENQRVSLEGLYSSFDIPEELLRDPSSWMEAKQMENFLKVASNYFSLEKSGEKSGERSEAESSSENLAELVGHDCLKLHSWGVLDSVLRMMDKPQDIYLHPERFLSYFISPTPPLLALNSANEAAEKSSFEISISSFDYPLTTKYLQAALEALPTFFGRDNAFVKWTGKIIDINWETNQDSLFETAALERNVKPDLVETLMKSLEKKQKELEFKNRELLEKNKLLEEAQKKLESQYKEKIYSEKLSTLSELASSIAHEINNPLAYVMSNMMRINDYFIRAQQLITILIGQDRLTPPVQEAMRRTDWSLVQKDFPEIVREVHEGLQKVKAIVKDLSFITGKASDEPKVSIDLNQIVNSAVKMVSHQVPENVKIDSHLLLSQNVSVFPVRLEQALVNILNNAVQAIDGKGVVRVVTRHRMIKGGTRAEIEISDTGIGMDDEKLKSIFKPFYTTKQPGKGTGLGLSIAHSIIEMHSGDIQVKSEPGRGSTFSIDLPL